One Streptomyces sp. SAI-135 DNA segment encodes these proteins:
- the fxsT gene encoding FxSxx-COOH system tetratricopeptide repeat protein, protein MRRNSRGRRRLDQVLAVAGAAVAAGALAGVKFVGGWAQFLVICLLAAGTGLGAYSGNSLRARAAGTPPQVLISHPHGDEPWAHWLAWRLRRIGYLTSTRPWAPAEHLFPPPPEVAPDHELVIVSRALDDVDHSAEHTRVARARGRSVLALVTAHHDPPLTRWAGCEVLTLAGRTADDAAATIDARLHQAGAVPLPEYTASHVVGEVEPRYPALGPLVTNFDRRAVSHFAARREELALLRAVLGTVNASGGGRTCAIHGLSGIGKTRLALEYARRYEDLFDVIWRVEAAHAPTARASLLALAHRLQDLRDQQTGPRAPHEDRDPEQTLQHLLSNELPRIRALLIYDGAEDDATIRQLLPDTGHGGQVLITSVNPVWQRSAPHHRIALEAFTAQEAVSFLRNESGIDDEAGLAKIVDRLGRLPLALEPAAASLRDEPDIDAYLQALDLPSQDAPSARPETSPSGAPAWIHSFHQAETRDALAGLLLRLCAFLAPQGIPSYFFEADGQRTDLLPRPLAEGLAQPPRDRRIKDTARNSSLLTGEAKLVMHTQVQAVIREEMPQEEQTFHAAAAVCLVNGWFPEDPERESTWPQCVELLPHARVVLDHCGRLGVVDENTSTLLQSMGEYFRVQGDRTEAERLLMDALRQRENLWGRQNSLVANTLVSLSRLKVLSAELPEARSFAEDALKIRLRLDGDRDPRTLESRMQLGRVLRELGDFDGASEAADQTLLRLRRLSETDPVKIADGLCDLGLVRWRQGRLGEALKLHREALQLLERAPGDGEPARRNRTAFVHQALGLALLDSEDLEGAEHHLRSALEVLECAGYAVSHPIVLSSSVHLGETLRQRAARYRGRDDRRSPARERSSPGEREAERLLAEAKRIFDQVLSAPHMDGDRDHPDRACALVRYSHLLHDQGNTEAALTEVKNAIRIYTEKYGSQHPYVAEARYRRALIRKGSASGGRPPRWREDLVTAREIYLRVHPQDHPLIRRIEEELGDDPGPAPGGSPDERHP, encoded by the coding sequence ATGCGCCGTAACAGTCGGGGCAGGCGACGTCTGGACCAGGTGCTGGCCGTCGCGGGCGCGGCCGTGGCCGCGGGCGCCCTCGCCGGCGTCAAGTTCGTGGGCGGATGGGCGCAGTTCCTGGTGATCTGCCTGCTGGCCGCGGGCACCGGTCTCGGCGCCTACTCGGGGAACTCCCTGCGGGCCCGGGCCGCGGGCACTCCGCCGCAGGTGCTGATCAGCCATCCGCACGGCGACGAGCCCTGGGCGCACTGGCTGGCCTGGCGCCTCAGGCGCATCGGGTATCTCACCTCCACGCGGCCGTGGGCACCGGCGGAGCACCTGTTCCCGCCCCCGCCGGAGGTCGCTCCTGACCACGAACTGGTCATCGTGTCACGGGCGTTGGACGACGTGGACCACTCGGCCGAGCACACCCGCGTGGCCCGCGCTCGCGGCAGATCCGTCCTCGCCCTGGTGACCGCGCACCACGACCCACCGCTCACCCGGTGGGCCGGCTGCGAGGTGTTGACGCTGGCCGGCCGTACGGCCGACGACGCGGCGGCCACCATCGACGCGCGCCTGCACCAGGCCGGCGCGGTCCCCCTGCCGGAGTACACGGCCTCCCACGTCGTCGGCGAGGTCGAACCGCGTTACCCCGCCCTCGGCCCCCTCGTCACCAACTTCGACCGACGGGCGGTGTCGCACTTCGCCGCACGGCGCGAGGAACTGGCCCTGCTGCGCGCGGTCCTCGGCACGGTGAACGCCTCGGGCGGCGGCCGCACCTGCGCCATCCACGGCCTCAGCGGCATCGGCAAGACGCGGCTGGCACTGGAGTACGCCCGACGCTACGAGGATCTCTTCGACGTGATCTGGCGGGTGGAGGCCGCCCACGCCCCCACCGCCCGCGCGAGTCTGCTCGCCCTGGCGCACCGGCTCCAGGACCTGCGCGACCAGCAGACCGGGCCCCGGGCCCCGCACGAGGACCGCGATCCCGAGCAGACCCTCCAGCACCTGCTCTCCAACGAGTTACCCAGGATCAGAGCACTGTTGATCTACGACGGGGCGGAGGACGACGCGACCATCCGGCAGCTGCTGCCGGACACCGGGCACGGCGGCCAGGTCCTGATCACCTCCGTCAACCCCGTCTGGCAGCGCAGCGCCCCCCACCACCGCATCGCCCTGGAGGCGTTCACCGCCCAGGAGGCCGTGTCCTTCCTCCGCAACGAGAGCGGCATCGACGACGAGGCCGGACTCGCGAAGATCGTCGACCGGCTGGGCCGGCTGCCGCTCGCCCTGGAACCCGCGGCTGCCTCCCTGCGCGACGAGCCCGACATAGACGCCTACCTCCAGGCCCTGGACCTCCCCTCGCAGGACGCCCCGTCCGCCCGGCCGGAGACCAGTCCCAGCGGGGCCCCTGCCTGGATCCACTCCTTCCACCAGGCCGAGACGAGGGACGCGCTCGCGGGACTGCTGCTGCGGCTGTGCGCCTTCCTCGCGCCGCAGGGCATACCCAGCTACTTCTTCGAGGCCGACGGACAGCGCACCGACCTGCTGCCGAGGCCCCTCGCCGAGGGACTGGCACAGCCGCCGCGCGACCGCCGTATCAAGGACACGGCCAGGAACTCCTCGCTGCTCACCGGCGAGGCGAAGCTGGTGATGCACACCCAGGTGCAGGCCGTGATCCGCGAGGAGATGCCCCAGGAGGAACAGACCTTCCACGCGGCCGCGGCGGTGTGCCTGGTCAACGGCTGGTTCCCGGAGGACCCGGAGCGGGAGAGCACCTGGCCCCAGTGCGTCGAACTGCTCCCGCACGCCCGGGTGGTGCTCGACCACTGCGGACGGCTCGGAGTCGTCGACGAGAACACCTCGACGCTGTTGCAGAGCATGGGCGAGTACTTCCGTGTGCAGGGCGACCGCACCGAGGCGGAGCGGCTCCTGATGGACGCCCTGCGCCAGCGGGAGAACCTCTGGGGCCGCCAGAACTCGCTCGTCGCCAACACCCTGGTCTCCCTCAGCCGGCTCAAGGTGCTGAGCGCCGAGCTGCCCGAGGCGCGCAGCTTCGCCGAGGACGCCCTCAAGATACGGCTGCGCCTCGACGGCGACCGCGACCCCCGCACGCTGGAGAGCCGTATGCAGCTCGGGCGTGTCCTGCGTGAGCTCGGCGACTTCGACGGGGCGTCCGAGGCCGCGGACCAGACGCTGCTGCGCCTGCGGCGGCTGTCCGAGACCGACCCGGTGAAGATCGCCGACGGCCTGTGCGACCTGGGCCTCGTCCGCTGGCGGCAGGGGCGGCTCGGCGAGGCGCTGAAGCTGCACCGGGAGGCACTCCAACTGCTGGAGCGCGCCCCGGGGGACGGCGAGCCCGCGCGGCGCAACCGTACGGCGTTCGTCCACCAGGCGCTCGGGCTGGCCCTGTTGGACTCCGAGGACCTGGAGGGAGCCGAGCACCACCTCAGGAGCGCGCTGGAGGTCCTGGAGTGCGCCGGGTACGCGGTGAGCCATCCGATCGTGCTCTCCTCGTCCGTGCATCTGGGCGAGACGCTCAGGCAGCGGGCGGCGCGCTACCGGGGCCGGGACGACCGGCGCTCCCCCGCGCGCGAGCGCTCCTCGCCGGGGGAGCGGGAGGCCGAGCGTCTGCTCGCCGAGGCGAAACGGATCTTCGACCAGGTGCTGTCCGCCCCTCACATGGACGGTGACCGGGACCACCCGGACCGGGCCTGCGCCCTGGTCCGCTACTCCCACCTCCTGCACGACCAGGGCAACACCGAGGCGGCGTTGACGGAGGTCAAGAACGCCATCCGGATCTACACCGAGAAGTACGGCTCCCAGCACCCCTACGTGGCCGAGGCCCGCTACCGCCGGGCCCTGATCCGCAAGGGGAGCGCGAGCGGAGGCCGGCCGCCGCGCTGGCGCGAGGACCTGGTCACGGCCCGGGAGATCTATCTGCGGGTGCACCCTCAGGACCACCCGCTCATCCGGCGGATCGAGGAGGAGCTGGGGGACGATCCCGGCCCGGCGCCCGGCGGAAGTCCGGACGAACGTCATCCCTGA